Proteins from one Podarcis raffonei isolate rPodRaf1 chromosome 1, rPodRaf1.pri, whole genome shotgun sequence genomic window:
- the LOC128417441 gene encoding dispanin subfamily A member 2b-like, translating into MQTAPHHPVAIHMQPHDGKESDAPPYPYARAATGPQPNDYVLWSLFSFSFLNACCLGFAALVFSIKSRDRKVVGDPEGATTYGKTSKCLNIAALIVSVIILIISIIILITFAAAFQAQMQEMMKKRH; encoded by the exons ATGCAGACCGCTCCGCACCACCCCGTCGCCATCCATATGCAGCCTCACGACGGCAAGGAGTCGGACGCGCCGCCGTACCCCTACGCCAGAGCGGCCACGGGCCCGCAACCCAATGACTACGTGCTGTGGTCCCTGTTCAGCTTCTCGTTCCTGAACGCCTGCTGCCTCGGCTTCGCCGCGCTCGTCTTCTCCATCAAG TCAAGGGATCGCAAAGTTGTTGGAGATCCTGAAGGCGCAACTACCTATGGCAAGACCTCCAAGTGCCTGAACATCGCTGCTCTGATAGTGAGCGTCATAATATTAATCATCTCCATCATCATCCTTATTACCTTCGCAGCAGCTTTCCAAGCACAAATGCAAGAGATGATGAAGAAACGCCACTAA
- the LOC128417436 gene encoding dispanin subfamily A member 2b-like, with the protein MELESAMDVNLRPYSVEMIGGDTITICPYPFVVEQPKDYVLWSLYNFSFMNACCLGFAALVYSIKARDCKVAGNAEDATRYGKRAKILNIVAIVLGVLLFLLLCGLIASVLIALQERVQKLFNEYKTNMGDVFGSGSGSGAS; encoded by the exons ATGGAGCTGGAAAGTGCCATGGACGTCAACTTGAGGCCCTACAGCGTCGAGATGATCGGCGGCGACACCATCACGATCTGCCCTTACCCGTTCGTCGTCGAGCAGCCCAAGGACTACGTGCTCTGGTCGCTGTacaacttctccttcatgaaCGCCTGCTGCCTGGGCTTCGCGGCCCTCGTCTACTCCATCAAG GCAAGGGATTGTAAAGTCGCtggaaatgctgaagatgcaactAGATATGGCAAGAGAGCCAAGATTCTGAATATCGTTGCAATAGTTCTGGGTGTCTTGTTGTTCCTTTTGCTCTGTGGCTTGATTGCCAGTGTTTTAATAGCTTTACAAGAAAGAGTCCAGAAGTTGTTTAATGAATACAAAACGAACATGGGGGATGTTTTTGGATCAGGGAGTGGATCTGGGGCATCCTAA